One stretch of Mobula birostris isolate sMobBir1 chromosome 5, sMobBir1.hap1, whole genome shotgun sequence DNA includes these proteins:
- the LOC140197218 gene encoding G2/mitotic-specific cyclin-B1-like, with the protein MAVRIRRNARSSTVDIQSKNLQTVTALEHRVALVDIINKPCGVKFAPKKDETVLLPKTIKCVSPKKEPAKTCKQPEALPQEFFPEDLVIIEVPPSPMDISVCMSEELCDAFSVSILPVEDVDINDGNNPVLCSNYVKDIYKYLRQLEVEQAVRPNYLAGKVITGAMRAILIDWLVQVQVKFKLLPETLYMTVSILDRFLQDNSVTKKNLQLVGVTAMFIASKYEEVYPPEIVDFVVITDNAYTTAQVRQMERWILKKLGFSLGKPVPLHFLRRASKVADVSAEQHALAKYLMELTMGDYDMVHYPPSLIAAAAIHLAQKLFNSGEWTPLLQYYLSYEEEDLLPVMQHMAKNVVQVNNCLTKHMTVKNKYARKSELRISTILQLTSVLIFNLSRSLISKQL; encoded by the exons ATGGCTGTGCGAATCAGAAGG AATGCACGTAGTTCTACAGTGGACATCCAATCCAAGAATCTTCAAACAGTGACAGCCTTGGAACACAGAGTTGCTTTGGTGGATATCATAAATAAGCCATGTGGTGTTAAGTTTGCCCCAAAGAAG GATGAAACGGTACTTCTCCCAAAGACAATAAAATGTGTGTCTCCAAAAAAGGAACCAGCAAAGACGTGCAAACAGCCAGAGGCTCTGCCACAAGAATTCTTTCCAGAAGATTTAGTAATAATTGAG GtaccaccatctccaatggaCATTTCAGTGTGCATGTCTGAAGAACTGTGTGATGCCTTCTCTGTCTCAATCCTTCCTGTTGAAGATGTTGATATAAATGATGGCAACAACCCAGTACTCTGCAGTAACTACGTTAAAGATATCTACAAGTATTTAAGACAACTAGAG GTTGAGCAGGCAGTGCGACCAAACTACTTGGCTGGGAAAGTGATAACTGGAGCCATGCGTGCTATCTTAATTGACTGGCTTGTGCAAGTTCAAGTAAAATTTAAGCTACTTCCAGAAACACTCTACATGACTGTGTCCATCTTGGACAGGTTTCTCCAG GATAACTCAGTAACCAAGAAAAATCTGCAACTTGTTGGTGTCACAGCAATGTTCATTGCTTCTAAATATGAAGAGGTTTATCCTCCAGAAATTGTGGACTTTGTCGTCATCACTGATAATGCCTATACTACTGCTCAAGTACGGCAAATGGAGAGGTGGATATTGAAGAAACTCGGCTTTTCTCTTGGCAAGCCAGTCCCACTGCACTTCCTCAgaagggcatcaaaagttgcaGAT GTTAGTGCAGAACAACATGCTCTTGCCAAATACCTAATGGAACTGACAATGGGGGATTATGACATGGTACATTATCCTCCCTCCCTGATTGCAGCAGCAGCCATCCACCTTGCTCAGAAACTCTTTAATTCTGGAGAATGG ACTCCCCTCTTGCAGTATTACCTCTCATATGAAGAAGAGGATTTGCTTCCAGTTATGCAACACATGGCAAAAAATGTTGTCCAAGTCAATAACTGTCTCACCAAGCATATG ACTGTTAAGAACAAATATGCTAGAAAGAGTGAACTAAGGATCAGCACCATCTTGCAACTGACATCAGTCCTGATTTTCAATTTGTCACGATCACTAATCTCCAAACAACTTTAA